The DNA sequence cgggtTTCTCGGTCTGATCGTAACACTCTAACACTCAGAAAATTTGCTGCCCAGTGGTGAAAATGTCAATCAGATCCATGTCCTATTGCCTAAAATTATATCCGTTGTAACAGCTTAATTATCTaactattttctttttcatttttaagagAAATTCCATCACACATTTGAATGCGAAATGAGCGCAAAGCAAGCTAAACGAAAAAAGCTTTTTGGCAATCTCCAATCGTCTGATAATGGAACCAAAAATGATCATACTGCAGATGATACCAACGAAATAGCTGGAAATAGTTTGTATGTCAGCGACAGTCGATGGTTGATCGCAACCGAAtcaatttactatttttttttctagtgcGATCAACGGAACTGACTTTGAATCATTGTTTTCCATTCAGATCGTTATGGACAAGATTATGAgctatcttacttacaaagaTGTCTACAAACTGTCACTAAGTTGTCGAGCATTAAGAGAACTATCGATCCTCGAATTGGAGCGTCGAAAGAATGGCTTGGCATCGAAATGTTTACTGTACCGATTGAATAACATTACAGAACCCTTTCTTCAACATCCTAAAAGTGGTGCAAGAGCCGCAGTACACTTGGGAATTCATGTGGCTCAACAAAAGTTTTGCGAATTAATTAATCAATTGCACTTTCGTCCGAAAATTGCTTTTCTATTGACTGGTAATGTAAAAAGTCGTGAGCACCAAATGTGGTCGAGATGGTTCAAAAGGAAGTTGCCGCATGATTGTACCGTCTTGAATGTTCTATCCAAAACAGCCATTTGTGGCTCAATCGATAACCATGTGTATGAGGTCCATCACAATAAATTTGATGGTAATTGCGGACTAGCATATATCTTGCTCGGCACACAGCGCGGCAACCGTAGTATACACGTATTCAAAAGTTTGAAAGAACTCGTGACGCTGACGGATGCCGACGCTAGACGCAAAGATCcagtaaaatgcattttgTACTTTTCTCGATCGCACTCCCGCGCCCAATTATCCAAAATTCTTTCTGTGTGCAAGGAAAGAAACCACAACAACTGCGTTGCATTCGGTGGGCTCGTAATGGATTCGTTAGCTTCATTTGACGATGATGCATACACATCTCAAATTCAGTGTGCCGGCTTGGTGTTTAGTGGGGCAGATTCGGAAGTAATGGCCGCCAGCACCATCATCGAGGATATGACCGATGAGCAGATTCGAAATTCGATGATCAGTTTTCGTGACTCCATTCCATTCGACATAACCGATCCGACAAAGAACacgatttgttttcttttatcgTGCATTGAACATTCGCCGCACGTAAATTACAGCTCTGAGTACACGGCGTCGGAGAGTGATATTTTCCATACAATATTTCCGAGCAACATCCGAGTATTTGGATTTTCCGGACATGGTGAATTCGGACAAGTATCTGGTCTTTCGGAAGAGCAGAAGAAAGTCGCTTATCAATTTTCTTGTGTAATTGTTCTAGTACAGTTTCCGATCAGATAAGTCATCTTTGCTGTGATCGATACtatctctagcaaacaaactctcagctctctgtgtcgaattcacaccttatttctttgtattctacaaacactattctacactttgactgactacgctgtactgtacatgtaaattccaaaggctacttgatctttcaccaccttaataaaagtagtttggttgctagagagggtattgctgTGATGAATAATGTGGAAAACGACAGAAAGCAACAAAGGACGGTGATAGATGCCAGTAACATCGACGATTGAAATTTGTATCTCGATACTTGCttctatttaatttttttttaaatagtatTACATGCCTCGATAGGGGTGCttaattttacacattttgtcAAACTGACTGGATTTCATggtgaaataaatattttttctataaaaaaagtttcgatttCTCGAACTTTTCCCCTAGGTATAATCATTTTTCTCTATGGAcgcgatttttaaaaaaattttctagtgGTCACGAAAAATCGTCgaagtttgtatggaaaaaaattttcccccATAGTAGGCCATACAAACTTCGGTGATTTTTCGTGAccactaaaatttttttttttaatcgtgtccatacagaaaaatgttccatataccaacacaatattttgtatggtatgtaatttccaaatatcgacaaaaaaaattttccatacaagtAAGAATCACGCTAACTATACAGTGTTAGAagagagtcgaaattttgacatcgagaacagttaaattaactggtttttcccctgtttttacgctcttttaacactgtaaAGAGTGATCACGGCGAGCGATTTCTgaccagttaattttaactaaTCAGTGGAACACACGTCGAAGTGAGAGGAATTACACAGAAATTTAAACTGGACTTACACGACCCACAGATCAGTTAAATTTGACGgagtaggaaaatatgcagtttttaggtcttttttcttctagaaaaaatacCCTATTATGGGCGctttgtctgtctgtctgtctgttcaacaaatttggtagttggtagttttggtagttgtGTTATTCGGTAGTTTGGAAGTTGGTAGTTGTGaactggattgacattcaaaattgcaaagccaccatgaacatatcaacaccaggctAATTAACTCTAATGCTGGTAGTTCctcattttcgaattgcaatgttaactgtgagctatcggttatcagataacagataattattatttgcctggtgttgatatgctcatggtggctttgcaattttgaatgtcaatccagctcaCAACTACAaaactaccgactaccaaattttcgatttataaataggcgagcagTTAGAATAACTTCGTCAGTCGGTCGAATAGTAAAAATCTCTGTCCTAGatattacgtttggtagtcaattataaaCTTGGTAGTCAGCTACCAACTAACtaccacattttcgaattgcaatgttaactgtgagctatctgttatctgataatagttggtagttggtagttccaaacagaaattagaaaaaagacctcaccaggctttagtcggtctattcttgttctTGCTTTCTTGCCAATAACTACGGATCGACAAACCCGATTTTCAtatcaattaattatttggTTTCGTCTCGTCATTACCTTCCATTTTGACATATCACACACGATTTTTGAGtgaaaacatccaaaaatatgcttgaaaaactagtgaaaaacaggcaaaacaaataaaaacaaaaacacttgaCTCCAAACTTCTGTAGCTGTTTTGGAGCACTTCCTAAACAACGTAAAACTCGCATTTTATTATGTTGGGTCTCAAAACAGTCGCCTACACGTTGTTTTTCAAGCATATCTCTGGATATGTTGATtcgatcttttttttatttattcaaatttacaatttatttatttattttcaatcgatAATTTACAGATAatattataatgaaaaaacttcatttaatttttctgtttctggCATTGTATTCAAAATACTGGTTGCATTCCCTCGTTGTAACGCGATAGATATCCgttcttttaaatatttactgcTCCTTGGATCGCTTGTCATTTCGTTCAGCATAGAAGCaagtttttcaatcaattttttgcaTTCCTTACACCAAGGCCCCATCGTTTCTATAGCAATGGCCACGAAATGATAATTTGGGATCATTTCTCTGTAAAGATATCTTTTCCGACGAGCAGCTTTTTCCGCTGCAGAACCTGCGACTCGCATTGTGGACTTGATATTTGACGGACAAAGTGTGTCGGTGCATGTTGCATCCCATAATAATGATTTTCCCTTGATGAATGCAGGGATGTTTAGAGTATTTACAGTTCGATAGATGATGTTATTAAACTCTCGATGCCTTGGATGTACGCCAGCGCACGTAAAGCATGAAAACCATAACTATCTGCCATTTCTCCACATTTGCATTTATGGCTTTCACAGATTTTTATCACAAGGCGTAAAGCTGCTGCAactttaaacgtcgaattgtCCAAAAATGTCCCTAAATTCGGCGATGGATATGCTTGAAGCTAATTCGATTCGATTCTTTTTCTTGAAGAGCAAGGAACCTTGActtgttttcattttggaaAGTGTTGATTCTGTTTGTATTCAGTTCGTCCCATTTCTTTTGGATCGGTAGATGTTGTGTTAATGGAATTTCAGCATTTGATTGTCTCCAAGCAGAGATAGCATCTTCTACACAGCTTATTTCAAAATCGTCACTGTCTATTGATAAGATTGATTTGACGACTTGCAACACGCTGAAAGTTGACGCTAGGAAAGCTGACAAACATATATCTTTGATGCGTCTTAAACCGAGACCACCTTTTGAGACTGGCAGTGTCAATTGTGTCCATTGTATTTaaattccaattcaacattgacTCAATGCAGCTTTTTAAATGTTCGtccatttcatttataatGTAGTTGAAGGACCATATCGGTGATGTTCTTAGAAATTATACCAATTTGGGCATttgtttttagcaaaaaatatgCAACGTGCATGTTTAGATTTGGCCGTTTTTCGAAAGTATTCTTTAATAGTTCGAGCTTTTTGGCTGCCATGCATCGAAAACTTTCCAAGGTTACAGCAGACCCAAGCAAcgtaaaattttcacttgAGATAACCTTAATTCCTGGTGCAATTTTGTTAAAAGCGTCGAAAATTGTGTgcgatacatcaaatgaaaggtattgacgagacgaaataaaattttaaattttgaggaaaattgGGTTTTGTACATACAACAGTAGCTATTGGCGATACAGCAAGCCAAACTGCATACGttcctacttttcctgttttcccgcacctccctcAGGTTCTGCCTCTCCGTGAACACTCTTTTCTTAAAAGTTTGTCGTAACTTACCACCTTTCGATTATTAGAGCTCTCACTTCAACTGAGCACTAAGCAACTGTACATCCAAAATGGAATCACATCAGTCGAATTGACCCAACGATATGCTAGCGAAATTGTGACATTTTCGGTGGGTGGCGAAAGTGTTTTGAGTTGTACAGTCTAAAGACGAGAACGCAGTAGGActaaaaaacataatttttattcattcagtGTTCACATGCAACGCATAATAAATATCGTCAGAAGTAACattcaacataattttttgatgaatggAAGCGTTAGAATGCTCACAAATAAGCAGTCGTGACGAGCCCAATCGACATGACAACCGTAAAGCAATTCCTACAGAAAAGAAATTAAGAGTTATCACCAAACATACTCCGCAATTGTGTGAGTTTTCACACTGACCTGGCTCAGGTACACTGGCACCATTAAGCGCACAAATCGACTCTAATTGCTGATACACCTGGCACAGTACAGTCTCATCAACGCCGGTTCGTATCACCTAAACGATAGCGCcgtaatttttataattcatcGTTGGCAAATCGCTTTTAATCTAACTTGATGCACAACATAATTATAGCAACCTACCTCTGCTTCAACAGCCTGCAGAAACAATTTCTCATATTTCGAACATCCTTTGATGGCAAGCACTTTAGGATTGGTAATCATTTCATTGAAAGCCTTCTGAACGTGCAACATTGAAACCATGACCCGTTTCCCGCTACAGTCAGTCTCTGCAATTTCTGTAGCTCGACGACAAATGTCCAGTGCACGTCTACAATCACCTGATATCGACGCAACTTTTCTGAATTATGAAAAAACGGAATCCATTCGAGTCACGAACCGAGCACACCAAACTCTTAACAACAAATCTCACCTGGCAACCAATTGAACTGCATCGTTCTCGAAAATGTTCGTACCGGTCAATCGTGCCTGCACAACTTCTTGTAACTGTTTGTGTGTGTACGGTTGGAAGGTGAGCCGAGTCAAGCCCAGTCGTGACGTTACACGTCCCATCAGTAACCGTTCCGGTAGATCCATCGTATTGGCAATCGTTACGACGACCAATCGAGCAGCTTTTCTCGCCGGCCAATCCAACAAATTGTAGATGACATCTTGCCGTCGATTGCACAGTATGTCCAGCTCGTCTACCAACAGAACGGTGGTTTTACGATGCAAGTTCGGAGTGGTAAACCGTTTGTCGAGCAACGAATGTGCCTGTTCGCTGGTCACTTTCGTTCCAGTCAATTGTTGATAGATCTGTACGTACGCTTGTCTTGGCTCGGTCAGTCGCATTCCGTTGATTTCGATGAACTCGAACTGGGGGATTTTCTTCTGCTTCGCCTGGAGTTGTAATGTTCTGATAACCTCGGTGATGGTTGCTGTTTTTCCCGTTCCAGGCACGCCGCTGACGTACATGcaactaaaattgaaaagtcaaGTAAAGAACAATTCGGTGTCCGAAGGGAATGATGTGTGTGTACATACCCACCGCTTTCGTCCAAAATTTTGCCCTCGATGAATTTGTACGCGTCACGGAATTCATTTTCGCGGCACGGTAGAGTTTTCGGTACGGCTGACACATGCAGTGATTCCTTCGCCAGCTGAACGTCAGACCGATCTCTACGAATCGGATTTTTTCGCTCACCAATAACTGGTTCCACTGCACTGATCCGTGTCGATGGCGTACGTTTTGGTGTCTTACTGGGAGTTTTGCTCGGCGTCTTTTTCGGCGTTTTACGCGTTCTTTTCGGTGGAGTTTCCATTGTGTCATCCAGCGATTCGTCAATCGATCTTGGTGACTCGTCGTGGTCATTGAGGTCGAGGGATCTACTGGATTGTGCGTTtcgattttgtgattttttgggGGTCATTTTCGGTGTTCTCGTCGGCGTCTGCTTAATCGCCTTGCTAGCACTTTTCGGCGTTTTTAGTGGCTGTTTTTCAGGCGTTCCAAAATTTGAGTCTTCAAGCCACATAAAACTGGTGTCGAGTGGGGATTCGGCAAGGTTTGTCTGGTGAATAGACGAACGTCTCTTGGATCGTCTCAGCGGAGATTTTTTGGGAGATGGTGATGCAATAACATTTTCTCCTGTAGTGGGCGATGTAACGGTGTCTCGCGAATTTAATGCAAATGATATGCTTCGTCGAGGACTCGCGATTGCTGTGAAAGAAGGAGAATAATGATTGAACTAATGGTGAAAGTAAAGCAAAAGGTAATCCACCCACTGCGACTAAGACGAATGGTAAACGGTTTCAAAATGCTTTTCGGCGTGCCAGTTAGCTGGTTCTCTTGATTCGGCGTTCCGTACTGATCCCCAATTCGTTTCGGTGTTTTGGTCGGTGTATACGAAAGGGATTTCGGCGATCCAGATTGTAATCGACGCTTTGTTGCTGATTGTCTCTTCGATAAATTGTCCAgttcgttgttgttgtactGGATGGCTTTAAGCGGGGTATTGGATGAGTTTCTCTTCGACACATCTTCCTTTCGCGTAACCTTAATCGTCATCTTCAGCTCATCTTTCTTCCGATGTGGGGTCACCACAATCGATCCCATCATGTCAGCGCCAGCATCATTCAGACtagaattcaaatttcgtctCGCTCCGAACGAAATGTTATGACTCGCTGGCGATTTGTACGCCTTAGTCGACGTCGTGTCATCCAGCTCTGAATCGGATGcggaaacattttcaatttcctgTTCACACAGCTTCGACACTTTTTGGATGGAATTTTGGTTGACAATTTTAATTGGTGAAACGGTCAACTTTGACGGTGTTTCAGCATGTTGATCGTCAATGGCGACCAGCGACAGTATCCCGTTTCGCTTCACAATTTTGTAGCGGCATATGTAAACGTGTCGCTTGTTTCGTATATTCAAACTGGTCATCGCATCTGCTACGCTCTGGCTCGGTACCGAAAACATAACTTTGCAATAACCACGCACCGAATTTAATGGCAACGAGAATGGAATATCGACCGGGGCATATATAACTTCACGACTGGAATCTAGATCCTGCACGTCGTTCGCCAGATCATCGGATAGCGATTGTGGCCTGAATGTAAAGATTGGTTAGTTGCGTGATAATGTATCCAGCTGCTGGCACACTTTACCGTCTGTACGACTCGACAACAGCCTGATATTTGTAGTCAAAAGCTAATGGATCGAGGACTTCGTATAAATGTGTAATTTTGACGATTTCCAGCTGCTTTGCATTCGGTTGGTCGGGATTGGAAACATACACAAAGTCACCGATCGTCAACACGAACTCATTTACAATGCATTTTCTGCAACAGCAAAAGAAACATacgcaaaaatttatcaacaaTTTCCACAGCTGGATCTAAGTCACTGTACTGAGCGCGGTGTATGAAATAGCACTCTACACTACAGTCGAatatgaaacaataaaaaagaatttaataaaaatgcagCAGTATTTGGTCGGTCGGATGTGCGCGTTGATGTTGTGTATTTATACGTAACATTACGAATTTAGATTGCCCGACCGACTAATACCATGACAGACgtgaaatacaaaataaaaatgagccCAAAGACTAAACacgattttattcaatttgaattccTTTACCTGTAGCAATCAACACCATTATcgttctcaattttttcaccAATCCAGGTCACAAAATTGCTATCATCAGTTACTTTTCGCGGCATTATGTTAGCGTGAaggtttttcaattaaaagaaaCGCAAACAAATTACActttaaaaacgattttgataaaattcttCGAACATCAAAGGACAtggaataaatttacatttaaatcgaaaaatgaaattgacagATTTATGTTTTGGCGCTCAAATGTTTAGAGATTAGACGATGGCCGTTACAATGAGAGATAATATTTTGCTGTAGTCGGGGGCACGAAGGTTTTCGTAATTTAGGTCCTcaacatgaaaagttgtacacgcatctgttgtggacggtttattttaggcctAAAATTGATAAGTAAATAagtattaaattttaatattacacaaaatgtgtttttccagTTTAGAGGCTGTAGAGGCACAACAGTTTTCCACTACTCCAATCTTTGTGctctattttcttgtaaaataacttcactctagCGAAATGTCATTGTAGTGAAGTTGGTTAAAAAAATAGATCGATGCTGACAGCAGTAATTTCGTGacaaaatgtactagaaatgaaataaaattggtttgcATCGCCGTGAAAGAtgtcaaaattcaatttgtcgacaataatttttttggttatggcTCTATGGATCTTAGACGTATTATATAGACTGgaaattacgtaaaaattgTGCATCTGACATcaaatcatggccctacgttagtgaagggccgtgacgcaagtccgttcacactgaaaaatttgacgaaattttttttttcgtaggactgaggaacatatatacacaactttttttaactttttcccCTCCGCTCCTACTTCCCCccacttattttattcgtaatctactaggcgtccatacgagttcaacgagctatcacacgcctcataaggttaagatttggccgagatattaaatttcaaaacttgaaaatttgtagaaatttgcatgaagaaatggattttcatacattttgaaattgatgcattttaccaacctttgtcactttgtccctttgtcactttgttacaacgaaacttttgaatttaccgatGGATtcggctgaaattttcaggatatgtcaaggacgtaattctaagaaactaatttgaaggaattttcataaaagcttataatttcggagctatgagcgttttaagctaTTAAACTATAGGACCCATAACTCTAGTCCACACGTGTTTGATGGTTTTCTCCAAGAATCGAtcatttgggagctatgagtattttaagtgcgagctatgtcagccacaactcggaaaatatggcacaTAGAAACCTCGTcgtataaaagaaaaagacaaagttatagagttttagattatagtcgatgcgtgtttcgtggtttccctaaaaagtcccTTATCTTGGAggggcgttttaagtgcgtaaaatttttgaatttcgacaaattttcgattttcatcaacttattgattttcgtcaaatttgcaatttttggtaaatttttaaatttcgtcaaattatcgaatttcgtaaaatttttaattttcgtcaaatttttgaatttagtaaaattttcgattttcgtcaaatgaacaCTGGAAGGTTGAGATGAAAGAGAAAGTCATATAGTTTtctaagaagaatattttcgttcaaactgcacaatatggTTGTCTATTttctgcgaccaaattctaaaaaatcacaacttacaaaagagctgatatcgcccaaaaccacttacagtggaggtgtgacgcaagtcctgttatccacttacaaaaagaTTTgtgtcacaaatggcagctgatgaggaaagcacGCGAAAgtttaatcaacaaaaattttacccgaaaaattttagaaagaaaattataacaaaaaaaattgcgtcataAGTTGAAGATGTTGAGggaggaaaatttttaaaattgtgaaatatattgctttaaagaatggaattcaaacggaagaaagccgaatcatctgccacttgttgacgcacattttttttgttataattttctttctaaaatttttcgggtaaaatttttgttgattaaacTTTCGCgtgctttcctcatcagctgccatttgtgacgcatatcttttttcgtgtcgaatctgtaagcgtcaactacaccgatatcagttcttttgtaagcggataacaggacttgcgtcacaccggcgtggggtaatttggcacacggtgcaaaaataatggaattttcaactgcgtaaaaggtgaactcgcacacaatTTTGcttcactaaaatttcgtaaaaggaataATTAAGTTGATGGCAGAGCTAACAAACATTTATAGCATTAAAtttgcgtgtgcgagattgCAAAAAATGGACTTTAAGAATGTTATATTTTTGCttcgtgtgccagattacccgataccgtcacacctccactgtaagtggttttgggcgatacgAAATATTTCATAGTTTGAGAATTGGTGGGCGAATTAGCGCGAAgaactcgattttttttaaaacacaaatcttttgaatttcaaaaaaaataaaatattggaacGATTACCTTGGGGATGAAGTTGGAAACATTCAGAGACCGGAAGTGTACTCCAAAAAGAGTGATTTATTCCAATGGATTAATAAATACACGATAGGTTTtcgtgaaaaaatattttcgaattcacACAATAGACAATGCCAGAAGTTGTTTTCTAACGATGGCATATGAAAgtacatacaaaaataaaattatttcatcattttgtttGACCGGAAACgcaaacaaatttgaataattacaCTTCCgccaaaaacaatattttcgaattacccctcaaaattctttaaatttttttccttctgttgGCAACACTCACgtttttcaatataaatttcGAGTTCAATGGGCGAATATATTGTTGCGAACGTCACAGCCTACGTGGAAGTTATGTGGAAAAGAGCGGGTTTCACatattttacagattttagaAATCTCGAATATCCTAATTTAGGCCCTATTTctccaaataaaatgaaagggTCATCTTATTTTCTGATATTTAAGAGAATAATAcaggctttaacatttcaaatatctcactgtaatttttttcaaagaatgtcattgtgaattcgcaatgacacaatgaaattctcagaaacatttgacagtgagacatttaaaatgttaaagactgtaacaaaaaaaaaaacaggaaaaaaaaattgaaatcggctTTCCTTATTTTGATacaattcataaaataaacaCTTGGAAGTTGAGACCTTTTCTCGTCTTAAGCCACACTCGTCTGCACAATATTTTTACAGTAAATTAATGATAAATTGTCCCGAacatcaaataaaaacaaaactttactTGCCGCACcctgcaaaaattaaatttctgcaAGGGGCacatcgtttttcattttagcacggcttcgcaagtaaaataccttacgtaattgtttggagattgttaTTATGCCATGAGGGATTATAAACCTCCTAatcggcaaaataaaaatttccaaacaaggacgtcaTGTACTGTTACATTCCTGAtactgaattttcaaaatactaAACGGACAACTACCAAAAACGCCAACGCTGTGCTGGTGTAAAATTCTACGTAAAATCGTACGAAATATGCAtgttatacaaactgatgttgaaGATTCATTTTACAGTATGAAATCCTTATCAATGAATAATTCTTCTAAGCTATGGatgacactttgacagatCAAATGACCTTGAAACAGGCCCATTGGGTGCAATTGGtgcaatactctctctaaCAATCAAACTCTCTGAAAAAATAGTATAGACTGTTTTAagatcagagcgagagaaccgaagactagttaattataacttgccttagggtacttatcaaaatattgctttctctttcaacatgttacgttgagagcgagaggaccaaAGTTGTCTTGGGGATcgtgtcaaaatatttctttctctttcatcataacttTCTATTAGGGGGGAAAATGAGTTTGAGAAACTCTGCTTCTCAATTGCGTTTGATTTGGTTCTGACGCTTTTGATTTTGAACTTTTGGCGCACTTACATTTTTCCGTGTTTACAATATGGTGATAGTTAGACCCTTTTGTTCTGTCTGTTCTGTTCATATGAGTTGAATAGCATCGTGACATTTTAGAGTACCAAAAAAATAAGAGTCAGCTGTCAACTCGTTCTTGTTTGTTGTGCATCACCTGAATTGTTAATTTCATTATTGCAGTGACTACAGTCCTCGGTTTTGGTGAGTGTCTTGATTTTTGCCCCAAATTGTATTTCCCTTCTACCAGATCATCGCTTCCTACTATATTCTTCTGCTTAACTTTCGTCAAACATAACCTCGAAACTAAACGTTTACTTTAACAGTTCCAACGAAA is a window from the Bradysia coprophila strain Holo2 unplaced genomic scaffold, BU_Bcop_v1 contig_94, whole genome shotgun sequence genome containing:
- the LOC119084871 gene encoding F-box only protein 22-like isoform X1, with protein sequence MSAKQAKRKKLFGNLQSSDNGTKNDHTADDTNEIAGNSFAINGTDFESLFSIQIVMDKIMSYLTYKDVYKLSLSCRALRELSILELERRKNGLASKCLLYRLNNITEPFLQHPKSGARAAVHLGIHVAQQKFCELINQLHFRPKIAFLLTGNVKSREHQMWSRWFKRKLPHDCTVLNVLSKTAICGSIDNHVYEVHHNKFDGNCGLAYILLGTQRGNRSIHVFKSLKELVTLTDADARRKDPVKCILYFSRSHSRAQLSKILSVCKERNHNNCVAFGGLVMDSLASFDDDAYTSQIQCAGLVFSGADSEVMAASTIIEDMTDEQIRNSMISFRDSIPFDITDPTKNTICFLLSCIEHSPHVNYSSEYTASESDIFHTIFPSNIRVFGFSGHGEFGQVSGLSEEQKKVAYQFSCVIVLVQFPIR
- the LOC119084871 gene encoding F-box only protein 22-like isoform X2, which translates into the protein MIVMDKIMSYLTYKDVYKLSLSCRALRELSILELERRKNGLASKCLLYRLNNITEPFLQHPKSGARAAVHLGIHVAQQKFCELINQLHFRPKIAFLLTGNVKSREHQMWSRWFKRKLPHDCTVLNVLSKTAICGSIDNHVYEVHHNKFDGNCGLAYILLGTQRGNRSIHVFKSLKELVTLTDADARRKDPVKCILYFSRSHSRAQLSKILSVCKERNHNNCVAFGGLVMDSLASFDDDAYTSQIQCAGLVFSGADSEVMAASTIIEDMTDEQIRNSMISFRDSIPFDITDPTKNTICFLLSCIEHSPHVNYSSEYTASESDIFHTIFPSNIRVFGFSGHGEFGQVSGLSEEQKKVAYQFSCVIVLVQFPIR
- the LOC119084839 gene encoding origin recognition complex subunit 1, whose product is MPRKVTDDSNFVTWIGEKIENDNGVDCYRKCIVNEFVLTIGDFVYVSNPDQPNAKQLEIVKITHLYEVLDPLAFDYKYQAVVESYRRPQSLSDDLANDVQDLDSSREVIYAPVDIPFSLPLNSVRGYCKVMFSVPSQSVADAMTSLNIRNKRHVYICRYKIVKRNGILSLVAIDDQHAETPSKLTVSPIKIVNQNSIQKVSKLCEQEIENVSASDSELDDTTSTKAYKSPASHNISFGARRNLNSSLNDAGADMMGSIVVTPHRKKDELKMTIKVTRKEDVSKRNSSNTPLKAIQYNNNELDNLSKRQSATKRRLQSGSPKSLSYTPTKTPKRIGDQYGTPNQENQLTGTPKSILKPFTIRLSRTIASPRRSISFALNSRDTVTSPTTGENVIASPSPKKSPLRRSKRRSSIHQTNLAESPLDTSFMWLEDSNFGTPEKQPLKTPKSASKAIKQTPTRTPKMTPKKSQNRNAQSSRSLDLNDHDESPRSIDESLDDTMETPPKRTRKTPKKTPSKTPSKTPKRTPSTRISAVEPVIGERKNPIRRDRSDVQLAKESLHVSAVPKTLPCRENEFRDAYKFIEGKILDESGGCMYVSGVPGTGKTATITEVIRTLQLQAKQKKIPQFEFIEINGMRLTEPRQAYVQIYQQLTGTKVTSEQAHSLLDKRFTTPNLHRKTTVLLVDELDILCNRRQDVIYNLLDWPARKAARLVVVTIANTMDLPERLLMGRVTSRLGLTRLTFQPYTHKQLQEVVQARLTGTNIFENDAVQLVARKVASISGDCRRALDICRRATEIAETDCSGKRVMVSMLHVQKAFNEMITNPKVLAIKGCSKYEKLFLQAVEAEVIRTGVDETVLCQVYQQLESICALNGASVPEPGIALRLSCRLGSSRLLICEHSNASIHQKIMLNVTSDDIYYALHVNTE